The Chryseobacterium indicum genome includes a window with the following:
- a CDS encoding DUF1829 domain-containing protein, with amino-acid sequence MNWIDNKIEEYYQWLKDKTYSYKDESSDWYLINTPYFGTFNDGIDIYVKNEGTTVTLSDDGETLHNLNLVGININASKNRRDILGNILLNYGLKLSGDNIITQGSVEKFPLLKHKLISAILEINDLHLLNKTNVASIFKEDVQIYLDNNDIVYTQDFIAKGNTGLEFNFDFQIAKKSEEIVLKSFNSMNKSNLSNFLFSWEDIKEAREKVTKKEFKAIAIINDSDKTVKDEYIDALKSKHADFILWSEKRNPENIKKLAA; translated from the coding sequence TTGAATTGGATTGACAATAAGATAGAAGAATACTATCAATGGTTAAAAGATAAAACTTACTCTTATAAAGATGAGAGTAGTGACTGGTATTTAATAAATACTCCTTATTTTGGTACTTTTAATGATGGTATAGATATATATGTTAAAAATGAAGGTACTACAGTGACATTATCAGATGATGGTGAGACATTACACAATCTTAATTTAGTTGGAATAAATATAAATGCTTCTAAAAATAGAAGAGATATTTTAGGTAATATATTATTAAATTATGGTCTTAAATTATCAGGTGATAATATTATTACACAAGGATCTGTAGAGAAGTTCCCATTGCTTAAACATAAATTAATTTCGGCAATATTAGAGATAAATGATTTACATTTACTTAATAAAACGAATGTTGCTTCAATATTTAAAGAGGATGTCCAAATTTATTTAGACAATAATGATATTGTTTATACACAAGATTTTATAGCTAAAGGTAATACAGGATTAGAATTTAATTTTGATTTTCAGATTGCTAAAAAATCAGAAGAAATTGTTTTAAAATCGTTTAATTCTATGAATAAATCAAATCTTTCAAATTTTTTGTTTTCTTGGGAGGATATAAAAGAGGCAAGGGAGAAAGTAACTAAAAAAGAATTTAAAGCTATTGCTATTATAAATGACTCAGATAAGACAGTTAAAGATGAATACATTGACGCCTTAAAATCAAAGCATGCAGATTTTATATTGTGGTCTGAAAAAAGAAATCCTGAAAACATTAAAAAACTTGCTGCTTAA